Proteins encoded by one window of Actinocorallia herbida:
- a CDS encoding succinic semialdehyde dehydrogenase has protein sequence MTERPADGNPVAPPGSRTPVDIVTPALVARLARGVPGSGRTVSRTPLTGDPLAELPESGPADVSAAFERARRAQRTWARVPVRHRAAVLLRFHDLVLRRQAEALDLIQAETGKTRLHAHEEIQGALGTARHYGRRAASYLRPRRHRGVVPMLTHVVESRRPKGVVGQIVPWNYPLALAVGDALPAFTAGNAIVTKPDTQAALTVLWARELLVEAGLPEDVWQIVIGEGPVVGAAVVASADHVTFTGSTGTGRTVARQAAGRLVGASLELGGKNALLVLADADLDRAAEGAIRACFTSAGQLCESVERLYLHASVADAFLERFVARTRALSLGAGLDYGAGMGSLAGPRQLETVTRHVEEAVSKGATVLTGGRHRPDVGPYFYEPTLLEGVQAPMAAFAEETFGPVVSVHRFADEDEAVELANATPYGLNSSVWTRDARRGGRIAGRLRTGSVNVNEGYAAAYGSVQAPHGGMGDSGLGRRNGAEGIVKYTEAQTVATQRLMPLGPAPGMDDERYAALMSGVLGVMKALRLR, from the coding sequence ATGACGGAACGCCCCGCCGACGGCAACCCGGTGGCCCCTCCGGGCTCCCGGACGCCCGTCGACATCGTCACCCCCGCCCTGGTGGCGCGGCTCGCCCGGGGCGTCCCCGGCTCCGGCCGGACCGTCAGCCGCACCCCGCTGACCGGGGACCCGCTCGCCGAACTGCCCGAGTCCGGCCCCGCGGACGTCTCCGCCGCGTTCGAGCGGGCGCGCAGGGCTCAGCGGACGTGGGCGCGGGTCCCCGTCCGGCACAGAGCCGCGGTGCTGCTGCGGTTTCATGACCTCGTCCTGCGCAGGCAGGCCGAGGCGCTCGACCTGATCCAGGCGGAGACCGGCAAGACCCGCCTGCACGCGCACGAGGAGATCCAGGGGGCGCTCGGCACCGCCCGCCACTACGGCCGCCGCGCCGCCTCCTACCTGCGGCCCCGCCGCCACCGCGGCGTGGTTCCGATGCTGACGCACGTGGTCGAGTCGCGTCGGCCCAAGGGGGTCGTCGGCCAGATCGTGCCCTGGAACTACCCGCTCGCCCTCGCCGTCGGAGACGCGCTGCCCGCCTTCACCGCGGGGAACGCGATCGTGACCAAGCCGGACACCCAGGCCGCGCTGACCGTGCTGTGGGCGCGCGAGCTGCTGGTGGAGGCGGGGCTGCCCGAGGACGTCTGGCAGATCGTGATCGGGGAGGGCCCGGTCGTCGGCGCCGCCGTGGTCGCCTCCGCCGACCACGTCACCTTCACCGGATCCACCGGGACCGGGCGGACGGTCGCGCGGCAGGCCGCCGGCCGGCTGGTCGGGGCGTCCCTCGAACTCGGCGGCAAGAACGCCCTGCTCGTCCTCGCGGACGCCGACCTCGACCGGGCCGCCGAGGGGGCGATCAGGGCCTGCTTCACCTCCGCCGGACAGCTGTGCGAGTCCGTGGAGCGGCTCTACCTCCACGCGTCCGTCGCGGACGCGTTCCTTGAGCGCTTCGTGGCCCGCACCCGGGCGCTGAGCCTGGGTGCGGGACTCGACTACGGGGCCGGGATGGGCTCGCTGGCCGGGCCCCGGCAGCTGGAGACCGTGACGCGGCATGTGGAGGAGGCCGTCTCCAAGGGCGCGACCGTGCTGACGGGCGGCCGTCATCGCCCGGACGTGGGGCCCTACTTCTATGAGCCGACCCTGCTGGAAGGGGTGCAGGCCCCCATGGCCGCGTTCGCCGAGGAGACGTTCGGCCCTGTCGTGTCCGTCCACCGGTTCGCCGACGAGGACGAGGCCGTCGAGCTCGCCAACGCCACCCCGTACGGACTCAACTCCAGCGTCTGGACCAGGGACGCGCGTCGCGGAGGTCGCATCGCGGGGCGCCTTCGCACCGGGTCCGTCAACGTCAACGAGGGCTACGCGGCCGCATACGGCAGTGTCCAGGCGCCGCACGGCGGAATGGGCGATTCAGGGCTCGGGCGCCGCAACGGCGCGGAGGGCATCGTCAAGTACACCGAAGCGCAGACGGTCGCCACCCAACGTCTGATGCCGCTCGGGCCCGCTCCTGGGATGGACGACGAGCGCTACGCGGCGCTGATGAGCGGCGTCCTGGGCGTGATGAAGGCTCTGCGCCTCCGCTGA